In Ruminococcaceae bacterium R-25, one genomic interval encodes:
- a CDS encoding transcriptional antiterminator NusG, whose protein sequence is MWYVVQVRTGDERKLAARLQLEVKAEGEDIFVPLFERRKSIRGEWTKVTTPLFPGYIFFQTDNVKDFYLRLKKINAFTRILGTESGFSSISPDEEKFLRILIGEDYIAQESVGVIEGDKITINYGPLRGMEGNILKINRHKRIAIIRADFMGGPREIKVGLEIIEKIPAKN, encoded by the coding sequence ATGTGGTATGTAGTACAAGTTCGCACAGGCGATGAGCGCAAATTGGCTGCCAGATTACAGCTGGAAGTTAAAGCTGAAGGTGAAGATATCTTCGTTCCTTTGTTTGAACGGAGAAAAAGCATCAGGGGCGAATGGACGAAGGTTACTACTCCGCTTTTCCCGGGATACATCTTTTTCCAGACAGATAATGTTAAAGACTTTTATCTGCGCTTAAAGAAGATCAACGCTTTTACGAGGATCCTGGGAACTGAATCCGGTTTCAGTTCGATATCGCCGGATGAAGAAAAGTTTTTGAGGATACTTATTGGTGAAGACTACATTGCACAGGAATCTGTAGGTGTGATCGAAGGAGATAAGATCACGATCAATTACGGACCTTTGCGCGGAATGGAAGGAAACATATTAAAGATCAACCGTCATAAGAGGATAGCCATTATCAGGGCTGACTTCATGGGCGGTCCCAGAGAGATCAAAGTAGGTCTCGAGATCATCGAGAAGATACCTGCCAAGAATTGA
- a CDS encoding exopolysaccharide biosynthesis polyprenyl glycosylphosphotransferase, with the protein MYKRNAQGWSKHIDFLLLDLIILQASYMLVYFFRFNDWAYLRREYRNLGIVLLLADLLVMVINNSLHDVIKRPFTRELIEHIKHCVYVFAVILFYLFSTQQDIYFSRVVLAGTMCIYVVASFCFRILYKEILKRGRFRRERNNMVVVVSEKNADQIITQLLSDNRAGYDIVGIILLETSNIASVHGIPVVCDIKKASQYIAKEWVDSVYIDAPINDRMVVKLMDACAVMAVPTHYHVPYMGRSGVKRFSEKIGGTSVLTTAINYATPVQILIKRVFDIFAGLIGSIFALLIMAVIGPIIKIQSPGPILFKQKRIGKNGKHITIYKLRSMRMDAEDMKQELMDDNLVKDGMMFKMDFDPRIIGNKILPDGTKKTGVGEFIRRTSLDEFPQFFNVLAGSMSTVGTRPPTLDEYEKYHFHHRARMAVKPGITGMWQVSGRSEITDFEEVVRLDTEYISNWSLGLDFMILIKTIGVVFTGKGAK; encoded by the coding sequence GTGTACAAGCGAAATGCACAGGGATGGTCAAAGCACATCGACTTTTTGCTGCTTGATCTCATAATCCTTCAGGCCTCATATATGCTCGTTTACTTTTTCCGTTTCAACGACTGGGCTTATCTCAGACGTGAATACAGGAATCTGGGCATAGTTCTTCTGCTGGCTGATCTACTCGTAATGGTCATTAACAATTCTCTGCACGATGTAATCAAGCGTCCGTTTACAAGAGAGCTTATAGAACACATTAAGCACTGCGTTTACGTTTTCGCAGTTATCCTTTTCTATCTGTTTTCCACACAGCAGGATATTTATTTTTCCAGAGTTGTCCTTGCGGGCACGATGTGCATTTATGTTGTAGCCAGCTTCTGCTTCAGGATCCTTTACAAAGAGATCTTAAAGCGCGGAAGGTTCAGACGTGAGCGCAACAACATGGTTGTTGTCGTTTCCGAAAAGAATGCTGACCAGATAATCACACAGCTTTTAAGCGATAACAGGGCAGGCTACGATATCGTAGGCATCATCTTGCTTGAGACATCAAATATTGCGAGCGTCCACGGAATTCCCGTCGTATGCGATATCAAGAAAGCTTCGCAGTATATCGCTAAGGAGTGGGTCGATTCAGTCTATATCGATGCTCCTATAAATGACCGTATGGTCGTAAAGCTCATGGATGCATGTGCTGTTATGGCCGTTCCTACGCATTACCATGTTCCTTATATGGGCAGGTCAGGTGTTAAGAGATTTTCCGAAAAGATCGGCGGCACATCAGTTCTTACTACGGCTATCAACTATGCAACTCCCGTACAGATCCTCATTAAGCGTGTTTTCGACATTTTCGCAGGACTCATCGGAAGCATTTTTGCGCTTCTCATAATGGCGGTCATAGGACCTATCATCAAGATCCAGTCACCGGGCCCCATTCTTTTCAAGCAGAAAAGGATCGGTAAGAACGGCAAGCACATCACGATCTATAAGCTCCGTTCAATGCGTATGGACGCAGAAGACATGAAGCAGGAACTGATGGATGATAATCTCGTCAAAGACGGCATGATGTTCAAGATGGATTTCGACCCCAGGATCATCGGCAACAAGATCCTTCCTGACGGCACGAAAAAGACAGGTGTCGGCGAGTTTATCAGAAGGACCAGCCTTGATGAATTCCCGCAGTTCTTTAACGTTCTTGCAGGTTCAATGTCAACGGTAGGCACGAGACCTCCTACGCTCGATGAATATGAGAAATATCATTTCCACCACCGTGCGAGAATGGCGGTTAAGCCCGGCATCACAGGCATGTGGCAGGTATCGGGAAGATCCGAGATCACTGACTTCGAAGAAGTCGTAAGGCTCGATACGGAATATATCTCCAACTGGAGTCTTGGATTGGATTTCATGATCCTCATAAAGACTATCGGTGTCGTATTTACCGGAAAAGGCGCAAAGTAA
- a CDS encoding glycosyltransferase involved in cell wall biosynthesis: MKVLQINTFGNLSTGKIAVDIYRTLRSRGHEGAVAYARNEVPGDVPSFKIGNSLSVYTDGVLTRLTDKAGHYSKGATEKLIKQIKEYDPDIIHLHNLHGYYINVPMLFDFLKDAGKPVVWTLHDCWAYTGHCCYYSMAGCEKWKLTGCSKCPQKKAYPASIFKDNSSKNFSEKNQMFHSVKNLHLVCVSKWLDNELKDSFLKDLPSRVIYNGIDTSVFKPSSGNFRIKYNVGDKRIVLGVASTWDTRKGLADFIELSKILDERYKIVLVGLNDKQKAKLPDNMIGIGRTDGPKELAEIYSASNVLFNASVEETFGLPNVEALACGTPVVAYNCTGIPETMTENDGFIVEPHDLQSVAQKIGEICDTGKRIEVSSFRFPKDKTYEAYMKLYEELV; this comes from the coding sequence GTGAAAGTACTGCAGATAAACACATTCGGAAATTTGAGCACCGGCAAGATCGCCGTTGATATTTACCGCACATTAAGATCGCGCGGACACGAAGGCGCAGTTGCTTATGCAAGAAATGAGGTTCCGGGTGATGTTCCTTCGTTCAAGATAGGAAACTCTTTATCGGTCTATACTGACGGAGTCCTTACCAGACTTACTGACAAAGCAGGACATTATTCAAAAGGTGCTACGGAGAAGCTTATTAAGCAGATCAAAGAGTACGATCCTGATATCATTCATCTGCATAATCTTCACGGATATTACATTAATGTCCCTATGTTGTTTGACTTTCTTAAGGATGCCGGTAAGCCTGTAGTATGGACTCTGCATGATTGCTGGGCTTATACGGGTCACTGCTGCTATTACAGCATGGCAGGATGTGAAAAATGGAAGCTTACCGGATGCAGCAAATGCCCTCAGAAAAAGGCTTATCCTGCAAGTATATTCAAGGATAATTCCTCTAAGAATTTCAGCGAAAAGAATCAGATGTTCCATTCTGTAAAGAACCTTCATCTGGTATGTGTCTCGAAGTGGCTCGATAACGAATTGAAGGATTCATTCTTAAAAGACCTGCCTTCAAGAGTTATCTACAACGGCATAGATACATCTGTCTTTAAGCCTTCTTCGGGTAATTTCAGGATCAAATATAATGTGGGTGATAAGCGTATCGTTTTAGGTGTTGCGAGCACCTGGGATACGAGAAAAGGCCTTGCGGATTTTATTGAATTATCGAAGATCTTAGATGAACGCTATAAGATCGTTCTGGTAGGACTTAATGATAAACAGAAGGCTAAGCTTCCTGATAACATGATCGGTATCGGAAGAACAGACGGCCCCAAGGAACTTGCTGAGATATACAGCGCTTCCAATGTTCTTTTTAATGCGAGTGTTGAAGAGACTTTCGGTCTTCCGAATGTTGAAGCCCTTGCATGCGGAACGCCTGTTGTCGCATATAACTGTACGGGAATCCCTGAGACTATGACGGAGAATGACGGATTTATCGTTGAACCTCATGATCTTCAAAGCGTTGCTCAAAAGATCGGAGAGATCTGTGATACGGGCAAGAGGATAGAAGTAAGTTCTTTCAGATTTCCGAAAGATAAGACATACGAGGCATATATGAAACTATACGAGGAACTGGTATGA
- a CDS encoding glycosyltransferase involved in cell wall biosynthesis: MNPLRILFVFGCPLKKGGTENVMINIVKNIDRDRFHIDFLIFDKTPDQSDDKKYLESLGCSFYQITARGVDRKLHNRELDEFFRDHEYDIVHTHMDAIGEEALKAAKKHGIKALIAHSHNTDQLDNPKGLKDHLHKCYLIYEKHLLRRYAEYFVACSPEAGKWLFGDKICNSEKYLLLKNSIDSSAYSFDEETRNEVRKELGLEGRKVIIHVGQFRTQKNHGKVIDVFDELHKRDDSFALVLVGTGEEQDNIKSKVEERGLKEDVLFLGNRNDIPELLMSADVFLFPSLYEGLGIALLEAQAADLICVVSDTIPELAVLTEKVRSVNLTESASVWSDIVEEMMGKYTVRRDRSELFTEKGYDINAQIKVLESFYMKAAGYER, encoded by the coding sequence ATGAACCCTTTGAGGATACTTTTTGTTTTCGGTTGTCCGTTGAAAAAGGGCGGTACGGAGAATGTCATGATCAATATCGTGAAAAATATTGACCGTGACAGATTTCATATTGATTTCCTTATTTTCGACAAGACACCGGATCAGTCTGATGATAAGAAATATCTTGAATCCTTAGGCTGCAGTTTCTATCAGATAACGGCAAGAGGCGTAGACAGAAAGCTCCATAACAGGGAGCTTGATGAGTTCTTCAGAGATCATGAGTACGATATTGTACATACTCATATGGATGCGATCGGTGAAGAGGCTCTTAAGGCTGCGAAAAAGCATGGAATAAAGGCACTTATCGCACACAGCCACAACACTGACCAGCTTGATAATCCAAAGGGATTAAAGGATCATCTTCATAAGTGTTACTTGATCTATGAAAAGCACCTGTTAAGACGTTATGCTGAATACTTCGTTGCATGTTCTCCTGAAGCAGGCAAGTGGCTCTTCGGAGATAAGATCTGCAATAGTGAAAAATACCTTCTCCTCAAAAATTCGATCGATTCTTCAGCATATTCTTTTGATGAAGAAACAAGAAATGAAGTGCGCAAGGAATTAGGCCTTGAGGGCAGGAAAGTGATCATTCATGTCGGTCAGTTCCGCACCCAGAAGAATCACGGCAAAGTCATTGATGTATTTGATGAGCTTCATAAGCGTGATGATTCATTTGCGCTCGTTCTGGTTGGTACAGGTGAAGAACAGGATAATATTAAGTCTAAAGTGGAAGAACGTGGACTTAAAGAAGATGTTCTTTTCCTGGGTAACAGAAATGATATACCTGAGCTTTTGATGTCAGCTGACGTTTTCCTGTTTCCGTCACTTTACGAAGGACTCGGAATTGCTTTGCTTGAAGCCCAGGCTGCAGATCTGATTTGCGTTGTATCTGATACTATCCCCGAGCTTGCTGTATTAACAGAAAAGGTAAGATCCGTAAATCTTACAGAGAGTGCTTCTGTCTGGAGTGACATTGTCGAAGAAATGATGGGAAAATACACGGTTAGAAGAGACAGAAGTGAGCTCTTTACCGAAAAAGGTTATGATATTAATGCGCAGATAAAAGTGTTAGAGAGTTTTTATATGAAGGCGGCAGGATATGAGCGATAA
- a CDS encoding O-antigen ligase, whose translation MRRKNFIEFICLMLFFLILFTPRSFEKLPLTSAIYNKMFPVHCLVLLVAIVLSATVGFKNLKNLIVPGAAVFILSSLMICFLHGGDYKLFFRATVHLLAVLILVSYEFYRKDNCFLEACAWYFTVILVINLFFLIIKPDGLATFATYSKDNAYRQIDRLNFIEVDNRLSLPVLISIATAFMLPDKRINKVLRIVALIVGGATNILTMSGTGLGSFFVMMIYVLTIHKSKIRSKIVNMKTILAAYFVCMLLIVYAGMIPPLAALIQNVLHKDLTFSGRTEIWQLCIEMISKHPIIGYGNFESGWIITWHGIDRNAHNLFFDILIQGGIVMLGGYLVMLFTVFKTAIDHKDKRSGLLLILYFTLFVVLLCESFLDNCYVFLAFSLAIAGYFKQSERYALLKRIKAIALPEK comes from the coding sequence ATGAGAAGAAAGAACTTTATTGAATTTATATGCTTGATGCTGTTTTTCCTGATCTTGTTTACACCAAGGTCTTTTGAGAAACTGCCGTTGACTTCTGCGATCTATAATAAGATGTTTCCCGTGCACTGTCTCGTGCTTCTTGTTGCGATTGTTCTTTCTGCCACCGTAGGATTTAAGAACCTGAAGAATCTGATCGTTCCGGGTGCAGCCGTCTTCATTTTATCGAGCCTTATGATCTGTTTCCTTCATGGCGGAGATTATAAGCTGTTTTTCCGTGCCACAGTGCATTTGCTGGCAGTGCTGATCCTGGTCTCATATGAGTTTTACAGGAAAGATAATTGCTTTTTGGAAGCTTGTGCCTGGTACTTTACGGTCATACTTGTGATCAACCTGTTTTTCCTTATCATAAAACCTGATGGATTAGCGACGTTCGCAACCTATTCCAAGGATAATGCTTACAGACAGATCGACAGGCTTAACTTTATCGAAGTTGATAACCGATTATCGCTTCCTGTCCTGATATCTATCGCTACGGCATTTATGCTGCCGGATAAGAGAATAAATAAGGTCTTGCGGATAGTAGCACTCATTGTAGGCGGAGCAACCAATATCCTTACGATGTCGGGTACCGGACTTGGAAGCTTTTTTGTAATGATGATCTATGTCCTGACGATCCACAAGTCAAAGATAAGGTCGAAGATCGTAAATATGAAGACCATTTTGGCCGCATATTTTGTCTGCATGCTTCTCATTGTTTATGCCGGCATGATACCGCCTTTGGCAGCACTCATCCAGAATGTGCTCCATAAAGACCTGACCTTTTCGGGAAGGACCGAGATTTGGCAGTTGTGTATAGAGATGATCTCAAAGCACCCCATTATCGGCTATGGCAATTTTGAATCAGGATGGATCATTACCTGGCACGGCATTGACCGAAATGCCCATAATCTGTTCTTTGATATTTTGATCCAGGGAGGCATTGTGATGCTCGGCGGGTATCTTGTAATGCTGTTTACGGTATTTAAGACTGCTATTGATCATAAAGATAAGAGATCCGGTCTGCTGTTGATCTTATATTTCACATTGTTTGTTGTATTGCTTTGTGAATCATTCCTTGATAACTGTTATGTATTCCTTGCGTTCTCTCTTGCTATTGCGGGATACTTCAAGCAATCAGAAAGATATGCACTGTTAAAACGGATAAAGGCAATTGCTTTACCTGAGAAATAG
- a CDS encoding acetyltransferase-like isoleucine patch superfamily enzyme — protein sequence MNSNWYKLVMKMTKVRYGKNLLLKGAPVIFNKKGAELTIGDNVTIKSSFLSNLVGLYSKTIIVTRAPGAYIRIGNNVGMSGVTIYARKGIEIGENTAIGGNTKILDNDFHPIEAETRNKLLADKNGGDSDLVPAKPIKIGKNCFIGCNAIILKGTELGDGCVVGAGAVVSGKFEADSVIVGNPARVIKKVGES from the coding sequence ATGAACAGCAACTGGTATAAGCTCGTTATGAAGATGACCAAAGTAAGATACGGCAAGAACCTTCTTTTGAAGGGTGCTCCCGTTATCTTCAATAAAAAGGGCGCCGAGCTTACGATCGGTGACAACGTTACGATCAAGTCTTCATTCCTCTCGAATCTCGTCGGCCTTTACAGCAAGACAATAATCGTTACAAGAGCTCCCGGTGCATATATCAGGATCGGCAATAATGTCGGTATGAGCGGTGTTACCATTTATGCCAGGAAAGGTATCGAGATCGGCGAAAATACTGCGATCGGCGGTAATACAAAGATCCTGGATAACGATTTCCACCCAATCGAAGCTGAGACAAGAAATAAGCTCCTTGCAGATAAGAACGGCGGCGACAGTGACCTTGTCCCCGCAAAGCCCATCAAGATCGGAAAGAACTGCTTTATCGGCTGCAATGCGATAATCCTCAAAGGCACTGAACTTGGCGACGGCTGCGTTGTCGGTGCAGGTGCCGTTGTTTCAGGTAAGTTCGAAGCAGATTCAGTTATCGTAGGAAATCCGGCAAGGGTTATAAAGAAAGTCGGAGAATCCTGA
- a CDS encoding Stealth-like protein: MSDKIDFIVEWVNGNDPEWQKEKAKYIGNETSKDNTGAQRYRDWDLMRYWFRGVEKYAPWVNKVYFVTCGQRLDWLNEKCEKLVLIDHKDYMPKEALPTFNSSAIEVGLHKIPGLSEQFVLFNDDCFPTAPMTPEDFFVEGLPCDYAALDVLTPSNDFEYLRMNNVYVINKFFSKSKVLSENRSKWFSLKDPKSLYRTLALRKPWTTFSGFRDYHVPLSFTKQNYETVWAKVPDLMYNTQMHRFRSKDDVSSWLVRYWRLCEGKFYVKKPNRFGYTFIESDDIDGVISQLENHKKKILCINDEYKGTEFENTKKRLIESFERILPEKSSFEI; encoded by the coding sequence ATGAGCGATAAGATTGATTTTATAGTTGAGTGGGTCAACGGCAACGATCCTGAATGGCAGAAAGAAAAAGCCAAATACATCGGAAATGAGACTTCCAAGGATAATACAGGCGCCCAAAGATACCGTGACTGGGATCTTATGCGCTACTGGTTCCGTGGTGTCGAGAAATATGCTCCGTGGGTAAACAAAGTTTATTTTGTTACCTGCGGCCAGAGGCTTGATTGGCTTAATGAAAAATGTGAAAAGCTCGTTCTGATCGATCACAAGGATTATATGCCGAAGGAAGCTTTGCCGACTTTTAATTCCAGCGCGATCGAAGTCGGCCTTCATAAGATCCCTGGCCTTAGTGAACAGTTTGTTTTGTTTAATGATGACTGTTTCCCGACAGCTCCAATGACACCGGAAGACTTTTTCGTAGAAGGTCTGCCTTGTGATTATGCGGCGCTTGATGTGCTTACACCGTCTAATGATTTTGAATATCTCAGAATGAATAACGTTTATGTGATCAATAAGTTTTTCTCCAAGAGTAAAGTCTTATCTGAGAACAGGTCTAAATGGTTCAGCTTAAAAGACCCTAAATCCTTATATAGGACTCTAGCTCTGAGAAAGCCCTGGACAACTTTTTCAGGGTTCCGTGATTATCACGTTCCGCTTTCATTTACAAAGCAGAATTATGAGACAGTCTGGGCAAAGGTTCCAGATCTGATGTATAACACGCAGATGCACAGATTCAGATCAAAAGACGATGTCTCTTCATGGCTTGTAAGATACTGGCGTCTTTGTGAAGGTAAGTTCTATGTGAAGAAGCCGAACCGTTTCGGTTATACATTCATCGAAAGCGATGATATCGACGGTGTCATAAGCCAGCTCGAAAACCATAAGAAAAAGATCCTTTGTATCAACGATGAATACAAGGGGACTGAATTTGAGAATACGAAGAAAAGATTGATCGAGAGTTTCGAAAGGATTCTTCCTGAAAAATCTTCTTTCGAGATCTGA
- a CDS encoding glycosyltransferase involved in cell wall biosynthesis — protein MSTAVSVVTVCYNADKTISNTIKSVLEQNFSDYEYIIVDGASKDNTLNIVEGFRSGFEDKGISFKVVSEKDNGIYDAMNKGAKLCSGEWILFLNADDSFADPDVLKDLFTGKDYVGYDIVYGDSYRVKGDTRKLDLADRDISILTDYKFFCHQATFTRKKVFDDISFDTQFKIGADYDFFLQAYLKKYTFHYENRVVCVYSVEGTSNKDYYKTIVDSYNVKVKNGLKRKSWTNNVKAYIWYLKHKFRKEW, from the coding sequence ATGAGTACGGCAGTAAGTGTTGTTACGGTTTGTTATAACGCGGATAAGACGATCTCCAATACTATAAAGTCAGTATTGGAACAGAACTTTTCTGATTACGAATACATCATCGTAGATGGTGCATCGAAGGACAATACGCTTAATATCGTTGAAGGATTCAGATCCGGATTTGAAGATAAAGGCATAAGCTTCAAAGTCGTTTCAGAGAAGGATAACGGCATCTATGATGCAATGAATAAAGGCGCAAAGCTCTGCTCGGGTGAATGGATACTTTTCCTTAATGCAGATGATTCATTTGCTGATCCGGATGTATTGAAAGATCTGTTCACAGGGAAAGATTATGTGGGTTATGACATAGTCTATGGTGACAGCTACAGAGTTAAAGGAGATACCAGAAAACTTGATCTCGCCGACAGGGATATCAGTATTTTGACGGACTATAAATTCTTCTGTCACCAGGCGACATTTACCAGAAAGAAGGTATTTGACGATATATCCTTTGATACTCAGTTTAAGATCGGTGCAGACTACGATTTTTTCCTTCAGGCATATCTTAAGAAATACACATTCCATTATGAGAACAGGGTGGTATGTGTCTATTCTGTTGAAGGAACATCCAATAAAGACTATTACAAAACAATAGTCGATTCTTATAATGTCAAAGTTAAGAACGGCTTGAAAAGAAAGAGTTGGACGAATAATGTCAAAGCATATATCTGGTATTTGAAGCATAAGTTCAGAAAAGAATGGTAA
- a CDS encoding AraC-like DNA-binding protein, whose translation MDKFFTNNKSKIVDSDRVLYTASPFARSSLFHLQEIGRLEALKPHVSSRSDLQSYLFIIVEKGSGMLKYNGREYELTKGSCVFIDCHKPYSHQPDPDDLWALSWCHFYGPTLASIYNKYCERGGRPSFEPSDTRPFADVLGDLISLSKSSEHMRDMLINEKLSTLLRLIMAESWHPEDKALPVKKASVLEVKTYLDENYESKISLDSLCAKFFISKHYLTHSFKEQFGMTITSYLLSVRITHAKQLLRFTNKSVEEIGYEVGIGAPHYFSRVFKEVEGVSPTVYREQW comes from the coding sequence ATGGACAAGTTCTTTACTAACAACAAGTCCAAGATCGTAGATTCGGACCGTGTCCTTTATACTGCATCGCCTTTTGCGAGGAGTTCTCTTTTCCATCTTCAGGAAATTGGCCGTCTGGAAGCTTTAAAGCCGCACGTATCTTCAAGATCTGATCTCCAGTCTTATCTGTTTATAATCGTCGAAAAAGGATCCGGCATGTTGAAATATAACGGCAGGGAATATGAGCTGACTAAAGGCTCCTGCGTGTTTATCGACTGCCATAAGCCATATTCCCATCAGCCTGATCCGGATGATCTCTGGGCTTTGTCGTGGTGCCATTTCTATGGTCCTACTTTAGCTTCCATCTATAACAAGTATTGCGAGAGAGGCGGAAGACCTTCATTCGAGCCTTCTGATACCAGGCCTTTTGCAGATGTCTTAGGCGACCTGATAAGCCTCTCGAAAAGCTCAGAGCATATGAGAGACATGCTTATAAACGAGAAGCTCTCAACGCTTCTAAGGCTGATAATGGCTGAGTCCTGGCATCCGGAAGACAAGGCGCTTCCGGTAAAGAAGGCGAGTGTTCTTGAGGTTAAGACTTATCTTGATGAAAATTACGAATCGAAGATATCGTTAGACAGCCTTTGTGCGAAGTTCTTTATTTCAAAGCACTATCTGACACATTCATTTAAAGAGCAGTTCGGCATGACGATCACTTCATATCTCTTATCGGTCAGGATCACGCATGCTAAGCAGTTATTAAGATTTACGAATAAAAGCGTCGAAGAGATCGGATATGAAGTCGGTATCGGCGCACCTCATTACTTTTCACGGGTTTTCAAAGAGGTCGAGGGAGTTTCTCCTACTGTTTACCGCGAGCAGTGGTAA
- a CDS encoding glycosyltransferase involved in cell wall biosynthesis — protein sequence MKKKILIYAHYYAPDAASTGQILQDMAEGMLDDFDVTVICTVPSYTGKIDEKYKEKKIYEESLNGVKLYRVPVPEFSKASKKSRIKNLLAYYRQAKKVTKKVGPQDYVFTISQPPVMGGMLGLYGKKHIKNDKGEHPKFIYCIQDYNPEQILATGYVKLKPALKVAMSLDKKSCRKSDLVITVGRDLVDTLKNRFKGEEVPNHTMINNWIDEKQIYPLNPDEAGIVEFKQKYGLENKYIIMYSGNIGLYYDLEGLIKVIEKFNGAKTPDGRDVVFAFVGAGSVLDKLTAYVKEHNMDSVVFIPYQDKDKLIYSLNAADVHWCVNAKGIKGVSCPSKFYGIAGVAKPVLAVLEKGSEVEILINEIGCGKVSEPGDYKAVEDNIRWFIENADSRDLADMGTKGHDYLVKNLTKDISIKKYTEVISKL from the coding sequence ATGAAGAAAAAGATCCTCATCTACGCTCATTACTATGCGCCCGATGCCGCATCTACAGGCCAGATCCTCCAGGATATGGCAGAGGGTATGCTGGATGATTTTGACGTTACGGTTATCTGCACCGTGCCTTCTTATACCGGAAAGATCGATGAGAAATATAAGGAAAAGAAGATATACGAAGAGTCATTAAACGGAGTAAAGCTTTATAGAGTTCCTGTTCCGGAGTTTTCGAAAGCAAGCAAGAAGAGCAGGATCAAAAATCTTCTGGCTTACTATAGACAGGCAAAGAAAGTAACTAAGAAGGTCGGCCCTCAGGACTATGTTTTCACGATCTCGCAGCCCCCTGTAATGGGCGGTATGCTGGGCCTTTACGGCAAGAAGCATATCAAGAACGATAAGGGAGAGCACCCGAAGTTCATTTACTGCATTCAGGACTATAACCCTGAGCAGATTCTTGCTACAGGATATGTAAAGCTTAAGCCCGCGTTAAAGGTCGCGATGAGCCTTGATAAGAAATCCTGCAGGAAGTCTGATCTCGTTATCACAGTAGGCCGGGATCTCGTTGATACATTAAAGAACAGGTTTAAGGGCGAAGAAGTTCCTAACCATACCATGATCAACAACTGGATCGATGAAAAGCAGATCTATCCTTTGAATCCTGATGAGGCTGGTATTGTTGAGTTCAAGCAGAAGTACGGCCTTGAGAACAAGTACATAATCATGTATTCAGGCAATATCGGTCTTTACTATGATCTTGAAGGCCTCATCAAAGTCATCGAAAAGTTTAATGGAGCTAAGACTCCTGACGGCAGGGATGTTGTTTTCGCATTCGTAGGTGCAGGAAGCGTGCTTGATAAGCTCACGGCTTACGTTAAAGAGCACAATATGGATTCCGTTGTTTTCATTCCTTATCAGGACAAGGATAAGCTCATTTACAGCCTCAACGCAGCTGATGTTCACTGGTGCGTTAATGCCAAGGGAATCAAGGGCGTTTCTTGCCCGAGTAAGTTCTACGGGATCGCAGGCGTTGCAAAGCCTGTTTTGGCTGTGCTCGAAAAAGGTTCTGAAGTCGAGATCCTTATAAACGAGATCGGCTGCGGCAAGGTTTCTGAGCCGGGTGATTATAAGGCTGTTGAAGATAATATCAGATGGTTTATCGAAAATGCTGACAGCAGGGATTTAGCTGACATGGGCACTAAGGGCCACGATTATCTTGTTAAGAACCTCACAAAAGATATAAGCATTAAGAAATATACAGAAGTGATATCAAAGCTCTGA